A stretch of the Vitis vinifera cultivar Pinot Noir 40024 chromosome 16, ASM3070453v1 genome encodes the following:
- the LOC100852886 gene encoding stilbene synthase 1, translating into MASVEEFRNAQRAKGPATILAIGTATPDHCVYQSDYADYYFRVTKSEHMTELKKKFNRICDKSMIKKRYIHLTEEMLEEHPNIGAYMAPSLNIRQEIITAEVPRLGRDAALKALKEWGQPKSKITHLVFCTTSGVEMPGADYKLANLLGLETSVRRVMLYHQGCYAGGTVLRTAKDLAENNAGARVLVVCSEITVVTFRGPSEDALDSLVGQALFGDGSSAVIVGSDPDVSIERPLFQLVSAAQTFIPNSAGAIAGNLREVGLTFHLWPNVPTLISENIEKCLTQAFDPLGISDWNSLFWIAHPGGPAILDAVEAKLNLEKKKLEATRHVLSEYGNMSSACVLFILDEMRKKSLKGEKATTGEGLDWGVLFGFGPGLTIETVVLHSVPMVTN; encoded by the exons ATGGCTTCAGTCGAGGAATTTAGAAACGCTCAACGTGCCAAGGGTCCGGCCACCATCCTAGCCATTGGCACAGCTACCCCCGACCACTGTGTCTACCAGTCTGATTATGCTGATTACTATTTCAGGGTCACTAAGAGCGAGCACATGACTGAGTTGAAGAAGAAGTTCAATCGCATAT GTGACAAATCAATGATCAAGAAGCGGTACATTCACTTGACCGAAGAAATGCTTGAGGAGCACCCAAACATTGGTGCTTATATGGCTCCATCTCTTAACATACGCCAAGAGATTATCACTGCTGAGGTACCTAGACTTGGTAGGGATGCAGCATTGAAGGCTCTTAAAGAGTGGGGCCAACCAAAGTCCAAGATCACCCATCTTGTATTTTGTACAACCTCCGGTGTAGAAATGCCCGGTGCGGATTACAAACTCGCTAATCTCTTAGGTCTTGAAACATCCGTTAGAAGGGTGATGTTGTACCATCAAGGGTGCTATGCAGGTGGAACTGTCCTTCGAACTGCTAAGGATCTTGCAGAAAATAATGCAGGAGCACGAGTTCTTGTGGTATGCTCTGAGATCACTGTTGTTACATTCCGTGGGCCTTCCGAAGATGCTTTGGACTCTTTAGTTGGCCAAGCCCTTTTTGGTGATGGGTCTTCAGCTGTGATTGTTGGATCAGATCCAGATGTCTCGATTGAACGACCACTCTTCCAACTTGTTTCAGCGGCCCAAACATTTATTCCTAATTCAGCAGGAGCCATTGCTGGAAACTTACGTGAGGTGGGGCTCACTTTTCATTTGTGGCCCAATGTGCCTACTTTGATTTCTGAGAACATAGAGAAATGTTTGACCCAGGCTTTTGACCCACTTGGTATTAGCGATTGGAACTCGTTATTTTGGATTGCTCACCCAGGTGGCCCTGCAATTCTCGATGCAGTTGAAGCAAAACTcaatttagagaaaaagaaacttgAAGCAACAAGGCACGTGTTAAGTGAGTATGGTAACATGTCTAGTGCATGTGTGTTGTTTATTTTGGATGAGATGAGAAAGAAATCCCTAAAAGGGGAAAAAGCCACCACAGGTGAAGGATTAGATTGGGGAGTACTATTTGGTTTTGGGCCTGGCTTGACCATCGAAACTGTTGTGCTGCATAGCGTTCCTATGGTTACAAATTAA